A stretch of Acidimicrobiales bacterium DNA encodes these proteins:
- a CDS encoding copper-translocating P-type ATPase, with protein sequence MEGVQPGDNGDETHRAVSDMNDHDHHDHHHHDRHAGHDPDVFRRLFWRNLALAVPVLVFSVQIQEWFGYEIDAPWASWIPPLIGTVIYVQGGRPFLTGGVAELRNRQPGMMLLISLAITVAYGSSLASSLGWGELDFWWELAALIVVMLLGHWQEMKAIGQAQGALAALAALLPDRAERVSDDAVEEVAIADLVVDDVVLVRPGSRVPADGIIVDGRAALDESMITGESRPAARGEGDRVVAGTVSTDSSIRVRIDAVGDDTALAGIQRLVADAQSSQSRTQALADRAAAALFYLAAGSAVVTFAAWLVAGDPAEGVIRTVTVLVIACPHALGLAIPLVIAISTATSARAGILVKNRLALERMRTVDAILFDKTGTLTKGNHAVVDHAAADGWSAEQVLALAAAVEIESEHPIARAIITAGPAREDLPAATDLTASSGRGVRGMVDGHEIQVGGPALLESSGAPEPPELGPTLIRWRNDGGSVLYVLDDGRVAGALTLADEIRPESRIAIETLHRQGKRVVLITGDARQVADGVAAQLEIDEVFAEVLPQDKDSKVAELQSRGLTVAMVGDGVNDAPALARADVGIAIGAGTDVAIESAGVVLASNDPRGVTGVIDLSTASYRKMVQNLVWATAYNLLAIPIAAGAFSFAGISLPPAAAALAMSASTIVVAANAQLLRRLDLRPA encoded by the coding sequence ATGGAAGGTGTACAACCGGGAGACAACGGCGACGAGACCCATCGGGCGGTGAGCGACATGAACGACCACGACCACCACGATCACCATCACCACGACCGCCATGCCGGACACGATCCGGACGTGTTCCGACGTCTGTTCTGGCGGAACCTCGCGCTGGCCGTGCCCGTGCTGGTGTTCTCCGTTCAGATCCAGGAATGGTTCGGCTACGAGATCGACGCGCCGTGGGCATCGTGGATACCTCCGCTGATCGGCACCGTCATCTACGTCCAGGGCGGCCGACCCTTCCTCACCGGTGGCGTCGCGGAGCTCCGGAACCGGCAGCCGGGGATGATGCTCCTGATCTCGTTGGCGATCACGGTCGCCTACGGGTCGTCGCTGGCGTCGTCGCTCGGCTGGGGCGAGCTCGATTTCTGGTGGGAACTCGCCGCCCTCATCGTCGTCATGCTGCTGGGCCATTGGCAGGAGATGAAGGCGATCGGTCAGGCCCAGGGCGCGCTCGCCGCGCTCGCGGCACTGCTACCGGATCGAGCGGAGCGGGTGTCCGACGACGCGGTCGAGGAGGTGGCGATCGCCGACCTGGTCGTCGACGACGTCGTCCTCGTTCGGCCCGGATCCCGGGTGCCGGCCGACGGGATCATCGTCGACGGCCGCGCTGCGCTCGACGAGTCCATGATCACCGGCGAGTCCCGACCCGCCGCCCGCGGCGAGGGAGACCGAGTCGTGGCCGGCACGGTGTCGACGGACTCGTCGATACGCGTCCGCATCGACGCGGTGGGTGACGACACCGCCCTGGCCGGCATCCAGCGGCTCGTCGCCGACGCACAGTCCTCCCAATCCCGCACCCAGGCCCTCGCCGATCGCGCCGCGGCGGCGCTCTTCTATCTCGCCGCCGGCTCCGCCGTGGTGACCTTCGCCGCATGGCTCGTGGCCGGCGACCCCGCCGAGGGTGTGATCCGAACCGTCACCGTTCTGGTCATCGCCTGCCCCCATGCGCTCGGACTCGCGATCCCGCTGGTGATCGCCATCTCGACGGCGACATCGGCACGGGCCGGCATCCTGGTCAAGAACCGGCTGGCGCTGGAGCGGATGCGCACGGTCGACGCCATCCTGTTCGACAAGACGGGCACGTTGACCAAGGGCAACCACGCGGTCGTCGACCACGCGGCAGCCGACGGCTGGAGCGCAGAGCAGGTCCTGGCCCTGGCGGCTGCGGTGGAGATCGAGAGCGAGCACCCGATCGCGCGAGCCATCATCACGGCGGGGCCCGCCCGCGAAGACCTGCCGGCAGCCACCGACCTCACCGCGTCGAGCGGGCGCGGCGTGCGGGGAATGGTCGACGGCCACGAGATCCAGGTCGGGGGACCGGCACTGCTCGAGTCGTCCGGCGCTCCCGAACCCCCGGAGCTCGGCCCGACCCTCATCCGATGGCGAAACGACGGCGGCTCCGTCCTCTACGTCCTGGACGACGGCCGCGTCGCCGGCGCGCTGACCCTCGCCGACGAGATCCGGCCCGAGTCGCGGATCGCGATCGAGACGCTGCATCGACAGGGCAAACGCGTCGTGCTCATCACCGGCGACGCCCGACAGGTGGCCGACGGCGTTGCCGCCCAGCTCGAGATCGACGAGGTGTTCGCCGAAGTCCTGCCCCAGGACAAGGACTCCAAGGTCGCCGAGCTCCAGAGCCGCGGATTGACCGTCGCCATGGTGGGCGACGGCGTCAACGACGCCCCCGCGCTCGCCCGAGCCGACGTCGGGATCGCGATCGGCGCCGGAACCGACGTCGCGATCGAATCGGCCGGTGTCGTGCTCGCCTCCAACGACCCACGCGGGGTCACCGGGGTCATCGACCTCTCGACCGCCAGCTACCGCAAGATGGTC
- a CDS encoding ferredoxin, whose amino-acid sequence METTLMVWIDQDLCTGDGICSEICPDVFEARDDGLWVVKEEAAHFDKRIVFDGESGEGHGPDMAAGVARVPDALIGDAVEAAEECPGECIMLEPFNQASIDARGV is encoded by the coding sequence ATGGAAACCACCTTGATGGTCTGGATCGATCAGGACCTCTGCACCGGCGACGGCATCTGTTCGGAGATCTGTCCCGATGTGTTCGAGGCGCGCGACGACGGTCTGTGGGTCGTGAAGGAGGAAGCCGCCCACTTCGACAAGCGGATCGTGTTCGACGGCGAGTCCGGCGAGGGGCACGGCCCCGACATGGCGGCGGGGGTCGCGCGGGTTCCGGACGCGCTCATCGGCGATGCCGTCGAGGCCGCGGAGGAATGCCCCGGCGAGTGCATCATGCTCGAACCGTTCAACCAGGCGTCGATCGACGCCCGCGGCGTCTGA
- a CDS encoding class II fumarate hydratase, which yields MSELWGGETRKAINNFPISGESVPTAVVRWLGRLKSAAATVNAELGLLDGDIARRVSAAADEISAGHHDDQFPVDVFQTGSGTSTNMNVNEVIATLAGPDVHPNDHVNLGQSSNDVFPTAVHLAAVDAATTELIPALRSLERSLAAKSAEFGDLAKAGRTHLMDAVPITLGQEFGAFAQQIRLGIDRVEAVLSRVAAVPLGGTAVGTGLNTHPDFAARVRETLATRTGIESTEPADRFEAQSSRDSLVELSGALKVVAVSLTKIANDLALLASGPRAGLGEITLPELQKGSSIMPGKVNPVIPEVVLQVAAQVIGNDTAISIGGMQGNFQLNARVPLIARNLLGSMRILSSASSILASRCVDGIVANPARLEWLADHTLASATALNPIVGYDVASEIVALAERDDLSLREAALAFDLTAAQVTDLLDARRIARGNQVDEPGDANE from the coding sequence ATGTCGGAACTCTGGGGCGGCGAAACGCGAAAGGCGATCAACAACTTCCCCATCTCGGGGGAGTCGGTGCCGACGGCGGTCGTCCGCTGGCTCGGGCGCCTGAAGTCCGCCGCCGCGACCGTCAACGCCGAGTTGGGCCTGCTGGACGGCGACATCGCGCGGCGGGTGTCCGCCGCGGCTGACGAGATCAGCGCCGGGCACCACGACGACCAGTTCCCCGTCGACGTCTTCCAGACCGGGTCGGGCACGTCGACGAACATGAACGTCAACGAGGTGATCGCAACGCTCGCCGGGCCGGACGTGCACCCGAACGACCACGTCAATCTGGGGCAGAGCTCGAACGACGTGTTCCCGACCGCCGTGCATCTCGCCGCAGTGGACGCGGCGACGACGGAACTGATTCCGGCCTTGCGTTCGCTCGAGCGATCGCTCGCCGCGAAGTCGGCGGAGTTCGGCGATCTCGCCAAGGCCGGGCGGACCCATCTCATGGACGCCGTGCCCATCACCCTCGGGCAGGAGTTCGGGGCGTTCGCCCAACAGATCCGGCTCGGCATCGACCGGGTCGAGGCCGTGCTCTCGCGCGTGGCCGCGGTCCCGTTGGGCGGCACCGCCGTCGGCACCGGGCTCAACACCCATCCTGATTTCGCCGCCCGGGTGCGAGAGACACTGGCGACCCGGACGGGGATCGAGTCGACCGAACCGGCCGATCGGTTCGAGGCGCAGAGCAGCCGGGATTCGCTGGTCGAGCTCTCCGGCGCGCTCAAGGTCGTGGCCGTCTCGCTGACCAAGATCGCGAACGATCTCGCCCTCCTGGCGAGCGGGCCGCGCGCCGGGCTCGGCGAGATCACGCTGCCCGAGCTCCAGAAGGGGTCATCGATCATGCCGGGCAAGGTGAACCCGGTGATTCCCGAGGTGGTGCTCCAGGTGGCGGCCCAGGTGATCGGCAACGACACCGCCATCTCGATCGGGGGCATGCAGGGGAACTTCCAGCTCAACGCCCGCGTTCCCCTGATCGCCCGGAACCTGTTGGGCTCGATGCGGATCCTGTCGAGCGCGTCGAGCATTCTCGCGTCGCGCTGCGTCGACGGGATCGTGGCCAACCCGGCGCGGCTGGAATGGCTGGCCGACCACACACTGGCATCGGCGACGGCGCTGAATCCGATCGTGGGGTACGACGTGGCGAGCGAGATCGTCGCCCTGGCCGAGCGGGATGACCTGTCACTGCGGGAGGCCGCGCTCGCGTTCGACCTGACCGCGGCGCAGGTCACCGATCTGCTGGACGCGCGCCGGATCGCTCGGGGCAACCAGGTCGACGAGCCGGGAGATGCGAACGAATGA
- a CDS encoding pseudouridine-5'-phosphate glycosidase, with translation MNIPIAGPHPDLVIADEVAAALKDGAPVVALESTIISHGMPFPQNVEMATEVERIIRAGGAVPATIAVLDGRPRIGLSADDLHLLATSADVAKVSTRDLPYAIARGIHGATTVASTMRLAALAGISVFVTGGLGGVHRGAERTYDVSADLTELSRTNVAVVSAGVKSILDIGLTLEALETLAVPVVAFGTDEFPAFFSRASGHAAPMTLDSPADLAALMAAKWRLGLDGGVAIVNPIPVADEIPAEEIGVIIEQALVDMEANGIHGKDATPFLLGRIVEITAGASLTANIALVDNNARLGAQVACEYAAL, from the coding sequence ATGAACATCCCGATCGCCGGCCCCCACCCCGACCTCGTGATCGCCGACGAGGTGGCCGCAGCCCTGAAGGACGGCGCGCCGGTCGTCGCGCTCGAGAGCACCATCATCAGCCACGGCATGCCGTTCCCCCAGAACGTCGAGATGGCCACCGAGGTCGAGCGGATCATCCGCGCCGGCGGTGCCGTCCCCGCGACGATCGCCGTGCTCGACGGGCGGCCCCGGATCGGGCTGTCCGCCGACGACCTGCACCTCCTCGCCACGAGCGCCGACGTCGCCAAGGTCAGCACCCGTGACCTGCCCTATGCGATCGCCCGGGGCATCCATGGCGCCACGACCGTGGCCTCCACCATGCGGCTCGCGGCGCTCGCCGGCATCTCGGTGTTCGTGACCGGCGGCCTGGGCGGCGTGCACCGCGGCGCCGAGCGGACCTACGACGTCAGCGCCGATCTGACCGAGCTGTCGCGGACGAACGTCGCCGTGGTGTCGGCCGGCGTGAAGTCGATCCTCGACATCGGCCTCACCCTGGAGGCACTCGAGACGCTGGCGGTGCCGGTGGTGGCCTTCGGTACCGACGAGTTCCCGGCGTTCTTCTCGCGAGCCAGCGGCCACGCGGCACCGATGACCCTCGATTCGCCCGCCGATCTTGCCGCGCTCATGGCGGCCAAGTGGCGGCTCGGCCTCGACGGCGGCGTGGCGATCGTGAACCCGATCCCGGTCGCCGACGAGATCCCGGCCGAGGAGATCGGCGTGATCATCGAGCAGGCGCTGGTCGACATGGAGGCGAACGGCATCCACGGCAAGGATGCCACCCCCTTCCTGCTCGGCCGCATCGTCGAGATCACCGCAGGGGCGAGCCTCACCGCGAACATCGCGCTCGTCGACAACAACGCCCGCCTCGGCGCCCAGGTCGCCTGCGAGTACGCCGCCCTCTGA
- a CDS encoding patatin-like phospholipase family protein, whose product MPTAFVLSGGGSLGAVQVGMLAALHEQRIRPDFLVGTSAGALNAAYVAAEGFTPSAIDRLGAIWRNLDRSSVFPLSPLRHALALAGRRASLCSAGPLRRLIDTQLRIRHLEDAALPIHVIATDVLSGEEVLLSTGDAVSAVLASAALPAVFPPVEREGRTLMDGGVADNTAVSQAVALGADRVVIVPAGFACALDHAPRSPLTAATHALTLMLEQRLIVEVAQLSDRVEMIVVPPLCPLTVSSTDFGHADELITRAQFVTRDWFESGNHHLPDPERFLSLHRHHAPKSDANA is encoded by the coding sequence ATGCCCACCGCATTCGTCCTCTCCGGGGGTGGCAGTCTCGGCGCCGTGCAGGTCGGCATGCTGGCCGCCCTCCACGAGCAACGGATCCGCCCCGACTTCCTCGTCGGAACGTCGGCCGGCGCGCTGAACGCCGCCTATGTGGCCGCCGAGGGGTTCACCCCCTCGGCGATCGACCGACTCGGAGCCATCTGGCGCAACCTCGATCGATCGAGCGTGTTCCCGCTCTCGCCGCTCCGGCACGCGCTCGCGCTGGCCGGGCGACGGGCATCGCTCTGCTCCGCAGGACCACTGCGCCGCCTGATCGACACCCAGTTGCGGATCCGCCACCTCGAGGACGCGGCACTGCCCATCCATGTCATCGCGACCGACGTACTGAGCGGCGAAGAAGTCTTGCTGTCCACCGGTGACGCGGTGTCCGCTGTGCTGGCGAGTGCGGCGCTGCCCGCAGTGTTTCCGCCAGTCGAACGGGAAGGGCGCACGCTCATGGACGGCGGGGTGGCCGACAACACCGCCGTGTCCCAGGCCGTGGCGTTGGGTGCCGACCGCGTGGTCATCGTCCCGGCGGGATTCGCGTGCGCCCTGGACCATGCACCGAGATCGCCGCTCACGGCCGCGACGCATGCCCTCACCCTGATGCTCGAGCAGCGGCTCATCGTCGAGGTCGCTCAGTTGTCGGACCGGGTCGAGATGATCGTCGTCCCTCCCCTGTGCCCGCTCACCGTGAGTTCGACGGACTTCGGCCACGCCGACGAACTGATCACCCGCGCTCAGTTCGTCACCCGCGACTGGTTCGAGAGCGGCAACCACCACCTTCCTGATCCGGAGCGGTTCCTCTCCCTGCACCGCCATCACGCGCCGAAGAGCGACGCCAACGCCTGA
- a CDS encoding transcriptional regulator → MNEHTDDVDPLFALRALAEPKRRALYDYVVAAGTWVGRDEAADATGLQRGLSAHHLDRLALDGLLEVDYQRLSGRTGPGAGRPAKVYRRTRRDFSVTLPPRHYEYAGRILADAIVEAQTSGRDVSDTVAAAARAAGRQLGAAIRQRVDETGSSGAGRAVVLDVLREHGFEPEQQDDGVVRLRNCPFHQLAQRQTDLICGMNHLLIDAALTEANVGGFNAVLQPDPDTCCVHLTNTANG, encoded by the coding sequence GTGAACGAACACACCGATGACGTCGATCCGCTGTTCGCGCTGCGAGCGTTGGCTGAGCCGAAACGGCGGGCGCTCTACGACTATGTGGTTGCCGCGGGCACCTGGGTCGGCCGCGACGAAGCGGCTGATGCCACCGGTCTCCAGCGGGGTCTGTCGGCCCATCACCTCGATCGCCTGGCACTCGACGGTCTCCTGGAGGTCGACTACCAGCGCCTGAGCGGCCGCACCGGGCCGGGCGCCGGTCGACCCGCGAAGGTCTACCGCCGCACCCGCAGGGACTTCAGCGTCACGCTCCCGCCGCGCCACTACGAGTACGCCGGCCGCATCCTCGCCGACGCGATCGTCGAGGCCCAGACGTCGGGCCGTGATGTCTCCGACACCGTGGCGGCGGCAGCACGCGCGGCCGGCCGCCAACTCGGGGCTGCGATCCGACAGCGTGTCGACGAGACCGGGTCGTCAGGCGCGGGCAGGGCCGTCGTGCTCGACGTGCTTCGCGAACACGGCTTCGAGCCGGAGCAACAAGACGATGGCGTCGTGCGCCTCCGCAACTGTCCGTTCCATCAGCTCGCGCAGCGACAGACCGATCTCATCTGCGGCATGAACCATCTCCTCATCGACGCCGCGCTGACCGAGGCGAACGTCGGAGGCTTCAACGCCGTGCTCCAACCGGATCCCGACACGTGCTGCGTCCACCTCACCAACACCGCCAACGGCTGA
- a CDS encoding IS481 family transposase — MSHARTQHPNAVMTPNGRRRMVGCVLEEGWSIEATAQRFQVDAKTVRKWRDRFLTEGPGGLRDRSSRPHRSPNKTSPRGRREVIRLRKKRRWGADHIAHETGLAASTVQNILRAEGLGRLDRGDRASAEPVIRYQRDRPGELIHVDIKKIAAIPDGGGWRIHGRGNDTTRGHSGVGYRYIHSAIDDRTRLVYSEIHDDEQALTAAEFWLRANHWFNRAGIECERVITDNGPCYRSQLWHTACDTTGTTVKKTRPRRPQTNGKIERFHRILLEEWAYIRPWTSETQRATYYRGFIHFYNHHRSHGALGWATPASNLRDNLPAEHS; from the coding sequence ATGAGTCACGCTAGAACCCAGCACCCGAACGCGGTGATGACCCCGAATGGTCGGCGCCGAATGGTCGGCTGTGTGCTTGAAGAGGGCTGGTCGATCGAGGCGACTGCGCAGCGGTTCCAGGTCGACGCGAAGACGGTGCGCAAATGGCGCGACCGGTTCCTGACCGAAGGACCCGGTGGTCTGCGGGACCGTTCATCGCGACCTCACCGATCACCGAACAAAACGTCCCCGCGGGGACGTCGTGAAGTGATCCGTCTTCGCAAGAAGCGGCGGTGGGGCGCCGATCACATAGCGCATGAGACGGGTCTGGCCGCGTCAACGGTGCAGAACATCCTGCGAGCTGAGGGGCTGGGCCGACTCGATCGAGGCGACCGAGCCAGCGCCGAACCGGTCATTCGCTATCAACGCGACCGGCCAGGCGAGCTCATCCACGTCGACATCAAGAAGATCGCCGCGATCCCCGACGGCGGCGGCTGGCGCATCCACGGCCGAGGCAACGACACCACTCGCGGCCATTCCGGCGTCGGTTACCGCTACATCCACTCCGCCATCGATGACCGCACCCGGCTCGTCTACTCCGAGATCCACGACGACGAACAAGCCCTCACCGCCGCCGAGTTCTGGCTGCGCGCCAACCACTGGTTCAACCGCGCCGGCATCGAATGCGAACGCGTCATCACCGACAACGGACCCTGCTACCGCTCACAGCTCTGGCACACCGCATGCGACACCACCGGCACCACGGTGAAGAAGACGCGCCCAAGGCGACCGCAAACCAACGGCAAGATCGAACGCTTCCACCGCATCCTGCTCGAGGAATGGGCCTACATCCGGCCCTGGACCTCAGAGACCCAACGCGCCACCTACTACCGCGGGTTCATCCACTTCTACAATCACCACCGATCCCACGGAGCACTCGGCTGGGCAACCCCAGCCTCAAACCTCAGGGACAACCTCCCCGCGGAGCACAGCTAG
- a CDS encoding group III truncated hemoglobin, which yields MSTPDLDTVGQIAEMVRRFYGDVDRDDLLGPVFNDVARVDWDDHLPKITAFWVRALLGLEGYTGNPFARHATVHSVAPLSTDHFARWLTLFEHTLDAGWVGPNTDRARTLARNVARVHASQLGVCDSLEDPVA from the coding sequence ATGAGCACGCCCGACCTCGACACCGTCGGCCAGATCGCCGAGATGGTCCGCCGCTTCTACGGGGACGTCGATCGGGACGATCTTCTGGGGCCCGTCTTCAACGACGTTGCTCGGGTCGACTGGGACGACCATCTCCCCAAGATCACCGCCTTCTGGGTCCGCGCCCTCCTCGGACTCGAGGGCTACACCGGCAATCCCTTCGCCCGCCACGCCACCGTCCACTCGGTCGCTCCCCTCTCCACCGACCACTTCGCCCGCTGGCTCACGTTGTTCGAACACACGCTCGACGCCGGGTGGGTCGGGCCCAACACCGACCGGGCCCGCACGTTGGCCCGCAACGTCGCGCGCGTCCATGCCAGCCAGCTCGGCGTGTGCGACTCCCTTGAGGACCCGGTTGCCTGA
- a CDS encoding VOC family protein, producing the protein MQGDPTSTLTIVRTNTILYCDRWADTVAFYADTLGLSVTHRTDWFVEVSLGDAAHLSLADAARASIEAGHGAGITLSWQVPDLAAARATLRKIEIPVSDIARRWGTDYVEFHDPEGNRIELWSLTT; encoded by the coding sequence ATGCAAGGAGACCCGACGTCGACGCTGACCATTGTCAGGACGAATACGATCCTGTACTGCGACCGGTGGGCCGACACCGTTGCCTTCTATGCCGACACGCTGGGCCTGAGCGTCACCCACCGAACCGACTGGTTCGTCGAGGTGTCGCTCGGGGACGCCGCCCACCTCAGCCTCGCCGATGCCGCCCGGGCCAGCATCGAGGCCGGTCACGGCGCAGGCATCACGCTCAGCTGGCAGGTTCCCGATCTCGCAGCCGCCCGCGCGACGCTCCGCAAGATCGAAATCCCCGTCAGCGACATCGCCCGGCGATGGGGCACCGACTATGTCGAGTTCCATGACCCCGAGGGCAACCGCATCGAACTCTGGAGCCTCACGACATGA
- a CDS encoding Rrf2 family transcriptional regulator produces the protein MRLEVTRKSDLAVRSLHALATSPDRLKGPALAEAVGSTPGFVSQVLTPLVRAGWVRSDPGPAGGYSLTADLDQVTVLDVIETIEGPTDSGRCVLADRRCNEGGTCALHFPWLRARAQLLSQLEAVSVAEASVLTS, from the coding sequence ATGCGACTAGAAGTTACCCGGAAGAGCGATCTCGCAGTGCGCTCGTTGCACGCGCTCGCGACGAGCCCCGACCGGCTGAAGGGTCCGGCCCTGGCCGAGGCGGTCGGATCCACACCCGGGTTCGTCTCGCAGGTGTTGACGCCGTTGGTGCGGGCGGGGTGGGTGCGTTCCGACCCCGGTCCGGCCGGGGGATACTCCCTGACCGCGGATCTCGACCAGGTCACGGTGCTGGACGTGATCGAGACGATCGAGGGCCCCACGGACTCGGGCCGGTGTGTGCTCGCCGACCGCCGCTGCAACGAGGGTGGGACCTGCGCGCTGCACTTCCCCTGGCTGCGGGCCCGGGCCCAGCTGTTGAGCCAGCTGGAGGCCGTGTCGGTCGCCGAGGCCTCGGTGCTCACGTCATGA
- a CDS encoding YwiC-like family protein, with protein sequence MTTTESSAPESLATTSDPPSRPGRVSWKSVALPTEHGGWSLTAEPALLGLLVAWSWPGVALGVAAMVAFLARTPLKLVLVDRFRRRWLPRTRLAAQIAAVEVLLLAGFVGYAAFAAEPFWLPLAVAAPLVALELWFDMRSRGRRLIPELAGSIGIGSVATAIALADGASTRVAWGLWVVIAARSAAAIPYVRTQVLRTRSSGAPNWHSDAAQLAAAAATTVGWAFDLLPTAALVTIVVLIGVNLVALRLAPKPPAVIGTQQMIFGMAVILTTALALS encoded by the coding sequence ATGACCACGACCGAGTCCAGCGCGCCCGAATCTCTGGCGACGACGTCCGATCCCCCCAGTCGCCCGGGCCGTGTCTCGTGGAAGTCGGTCGCCCTGCCGACCGAACACGGTGGTTGGAGTCTGACAGCCGAGCCGGCGTTGCTCGGTCTCCTCGTGGCGTGGTCGTGGCCGGGAGTGGCGTTGGGTGTCGCCGCCATGGTCGCTTTCCTCGCCCGCACGCCGCTGAAGCTCGTCCTGGTCGACCGCTTCCGCAGGCGCTGGCTTCCCCGGACCCGGCTCGCGGCGCAGATCGCCGCCGTCGAGGTGCTGCTCCTCGCCGGCTTCGTGGGGTATGCCGCGTTCGCGGCCGAACCGTTCTGGCTGCCGCTCGCGGTGGCTGCGCCGCTGGTCGCACTGGAGTTGTGGTTCGACATGCGCAGCCGCGGTCGCCGCCTCATCCCCGAGTTGGCCGGATCGATCGGCATCGGGTCCGTCGCGACAGCGATCGCCCTCGCCGATGGCGCGTCGACACGTGTGGCATGGGGCCTGTGGGTCGTGATCGCGGCCCGATCTGCGGCCGCCATCCCCTACGTGCGCACCCAGGTCCTGCGGACGAGATCGTCCGGCGCGCCGAACTGGCACAGCGACGCCGCCCAACTCGCCGCGGCCGCGGCGACGACGGTCGGCTGGGCGTTCGATCTCTTGCCGACCGCTGCGCTCGTCACAATCGTGGTGCTGATCGGCGTCAATCTGGTGGCCCTCCGCCTGGCGCCCAAGCCCCCGGCGGTGATCGGTACGCAACAGATGATCTTCGGCATGGCCGTGATCCTCACCACCGCCCTCGCCCTGAGCTGA
- the ric gene encoding iron-sulfur cluster repair di-iron protein produces the protein MSTIDSHLTLAELVTTHPEFAAPLDALGLDFCCGGQQRLDEAVFEAGLDLEAVTAELAATVPTTVAGAEPEWEGMAGLVDHLESTHHAYLRVALPRLAALADKVAGVHGANHPELVEVVSLVREIRADLEPHLGKEEQVLFPMIRELAAATTAPAFHCGSLANPVRVMLDDHDRVGDLLAAIRAATGQYRVPDDGCGSYHALYSGLAELEADTHIHVHKENNELFPMVLEAENALTAAAR, from the coding sequence ATGTCGACCATCGATTCCCACCTCACACTGGCCGAACTGGTCACCACCCACCCCGAGTTCGCCGCACCCCTCGACGCGCTCGGTCTCGATTTCTGCTGCGGCGGACAACAGCGCCTCGACGAGGCGGTCTTCGAGGCCGGACTCGATCTGGAAGCCGTCACGGCCGAGTTGGCCGCGACCGTTCCGACGACGGTGGCCGGAGCCGAACCCGAGTGGGAAGGCATGGCGGGACTGGTCGACCATCTCGAATCGACCCACCACGCCTACCTGCGTGTCGCGTTACCGCGGCTCGCCGCGTTGGCCGACAAGGTTGCCGGCGTGCACGGAGCGAACCATCCGGAGCTGGTCGAGGTCGTTTCTCTCGTCCGCGAGATACGCGCGGATCTGGAGCCACACCTCGGCAAGGAGGAGCAGGTGCTGTTCCCCATGATCCGGGAGCTCGCGGCGGCCACGACCGCACCGGCATTTCACTGCGGCTCGTTGGCCAACCCCGTGCGGGTGATGCTGGACGACCACGATCGAGTTGGTGACCTCCTGGCCGCGATCCGGGCCGCCACCGGTCAGTACCGGGTTCCCGACGATGGCTGCGGCAGCTATCACGCCCTCTACTCCGGACTCGCCGAGCTCGAAGCGGACACCCACATCCACGTCCACAAGGAGAACAACGAGCTGTTCCCGATGGTGCTCGAGGCCGAGAACGCGTTGACCGCGGCGGCCCGATGA
- a CDS encoding cupin domain-containing protein, producing MSGGELGGDPPCWAHLLDDDAGEDALVVDLGAEPSRSGGAVWSLPHGGDLDANLVRLDAGEEIGAHVNREVDVLIVVRGGDGELVVDGRRRRLGPDHLALVPKGSMRSIVAEDTGIVYLSVHRRRGPLGITPRPEKEDPDEP from the coding sequence ATGAGTGGCGGCGAGCTCGGCGGCGACCCGCCATGCTGGGCTCACCTCCTCGACGACGACGCCGGTGAGGACGCGCTGGTCGTAGATCTCGGAGCGGAACCCTCGCGCTCGGGCGGGGCGGTGTGGAGCCTGCCCCACGGCGGTGACCTGGACGCCAATCTCGTCCGGCTCGACGCCGGCGAGGAGATCGGTGCCCATGTGAACCGTGAGGTCGACGTGCTGATCGTCGTCCGAGGCGGTGACGGCGAACTCGTGGTGGACGGTCGGCGGCGGCGGCTGGGCCCCGACCATCTTGCCCTGGTCCCGAAGGGATCGATGCGGTCGATCGTGGCCGAGGACACCGGGATCGTGTATCTCAGCGTGCATCGACGACGCGGCCCGCTCGGCATCACACCGCGGCCCGAGAAGGAGGATCCTGATGAACCCTGA